tacaCACAAATAACGCTTGTGAATATTTATTCTCCTagtttcaaacattttttaCTTCTCCTTATTTTTTGCACTTGAACTATCCATTATATTACAAAAAGCTATTTTGTCCTATCGCAATCATACTTCTCCTTATTTTTGTTCTTGACACTATGGCTATGTATATCTTTCacattgttttttatttctaatttggATTATGTTTTCAtgaacaaattatttaattggCTAGTACTCAGTTATTCGATTAATGAGGATGAGAAGATGGGTCTCAGTGAATGAAGTTTGAAGCTGATTGGTGAAGGTTTTGGGAAAGAACGAGACATGCATGAATATTAAGGTAAAGAATGAAGCTTTATGTTGAGTCGCGCGCTTTATATATGTAACAACAATTatattgtatttgtttttctaCTTTTGACGGCACCCATCCAttctaatttgaaattagaaCAAATCAACTCGACTTTGtgagtttgatttgatgaaCCATCACATTACATTACATATATGCAAGGAAAATAAATGTGCATCAAAATATATACTGTGAACAGTGAATCGAAATGCTTATTttagtattataaaaaaaagaaacatatgaTATTTCAGGGAtgaaataaaagtaataatttttatagggactacaataaaattgatcttgtattacaaagataaaaaacacaattaattcttaaatttatatatcaaaatattttcgtacaattgcaattttagttcaactatttttatcaattaacgGAATAGtcaatctattttaaaagtcaacacccttcttcaaatttaaaaataaaaaaaaggacgatttgatgatataatttaattttcaaactatttagatgcattaattattcacatgtcattaattaaattacaaaaaaaaaaattgaagttaaaagtataattttttaaaaatttattgcgATTTCATAagtattaatcattttattatatgctatattattgaaaatatatcacattatcatttttaattaaaagatttgAATAAAATACTACAAGTTTCATATTtcattaattgattaaaatagagaaataaagtCCAATTAtggcaaaatatttttttataaatgccCTTGCTAACTCCCATGTTTTTCCAATTagaaaagtaaattaaagggTACAATACGGACGTCAAAGTGGACCGTTATTTAAGACTCCTGATGAGAAGGAAAGAAACAGACAATAGTGTAGTAAACTTCAATCCAAACAGAAGCTGTTCACACGCGaataataaacttaattaattactatattACTATTGAGAGAGAGAAAAACGAGGAATAAAATGGCGTTGGCCAAGACAATAATAGAGAGTTAATAGAAATTTTTAAGGTGCAACAGAAGTGCAGGACAAAAGTTCcttaaaacaattaatatttttaaaataaatttacgaTTCTATTTAATATAGCGTTTTAcagataataattcaataacttAAATTCTAAGAaacctatttttttattttttttatcaattaaataattgttttaattaatgtataaaaatattatttctttcgtttctaaaataattaaacatcatttcatacatattaaaaaaaatatataaataaatataaaatatttttaccaattagaaaatatatcaattagTGTGAGATgagtatttcataaaattaactttaaaagTCGTGATGAGTTATTGCGATTGCGAACATACGAAGTGGTCCGTCCATCCACCATTAGCCTTCTCTATTTACATTTCTCTCACTTCGTTCTTTCTTTCTCCTCCGAGTTGGTAATAAATAACTCAGTACACGAGAGTGAGTCACGCTGACTCGGTGGTACAGACGGCTATTCTTCATCTCGCCACGCATCATTCTCTCTTCACCCAATCGAATATCTCACTAACAGCTTCGATCTCTTTCGTCTTCCACTACAACTTCACACAcactttttttatcttctttctCTTCCTTGATTTTATAGATTCTGCTTTCATAATCGTCACCAAAGTCTTACAAACCTAGgtccaattttttttgaataatttgttTTAGATATTTCATAATTCGAATCTTGCTATGCTTGTTTGGATTGGATTGAATAAGAGAAGTTATCAGACGCGGTTGTTGAGTTGAATATCGATGAGGATCTGTTTCAGATaactatttttgttcttttcgGTTGATCTTTTCTTGGAGTAGGATTTTGTAATCTGTGTTGTGGATATAGAGATTTTGGAAGTATGGTTACCGGCAACATTTTTCATTGTAGAAAGAATTCGTGGCCTACTGAAGAGTATATCAGTAAATCCACTTTACAGTTGGTATGTTATGCTATGATATTTAAATTCTCTTTTGCCTATTTGATTGTTAATAAGCTTATGTTAGTTATTTAGTTCACTGAGAAATtcaatgatttattttattttatttcatttcctAAGTTGTTCAGTGTTTGTTGCTTGTAGCTTTTGATTATTCCATCAAGACCGAATCtcgtgttttatttttattttttttatttgtaattttattttcttaaatcgCTAAAAATTTGTAGCttgtatttttttgtatgaATAGTTTGCGTTTCCTTGTGATTTGAAACTTTGAATTTGGAATGTTGAGTTTTCTTCGAGGAATAGATTAGCTGCCTATTACCATGGTAGGAGGAAAATGAAAGGAAGAAGGAAACAACTTTGAATTGAATGAATAATTTTGTAGCTCCTCATAATATGTGTACCTTGCATCGCTTTTTGCAGTTTGATTTGGATAGTGCTGCTCCGCCTGAACAAGCTTGGAGAAGGAGATTAAATAGTCATGCCAATCTTCTTAAAGAATTTAGAGTAACTTTTACGGAAGCTATAAAGATGGTAAGTGATTTCTATTTCTTGATCTCTCTCTAGATAGCAAGTTATAACATGGATTTACTAGTTTAATATATTGGAATCCTTTCCATATGCTTATTAAGCACTAATATAGCGTGCTTTAtgccatttttttcttcataattttaaattcacGTCTCTCTATGTTGCCTAACTAtctattgaaaattgaaatccCAGGTTCGTTTAGGTATACGCATGTGGTCATATGTTAGGGAAGAGGCTTCTCATGGAAGGGTAAATTTAAAATTCTCCTCCAACCTTTGGTCATCAATTTCTCTCGTGTGTGTTTTATTGTGATATGTAAATGAAGAGTTCATAAACCTGTATTGGATAACTATGTTGAAAGTAGAGATTCATGACTTCAGTTTGTTGGCTTGAATTCTGCAGAAAGCACCTATAGATCCTTTCACTCGAGAAAGTTGCAAGCCATCTGCATCTCAAGGGGTTCCACTTGGAGGGATGGGGTATGTCATAGCCGAATTAAAAGCTTCCAATTGATCACTTGACTGGTTAATCTTGTATACCATTCAAATGGTTAATGTGTTATTCTTTACAAAGACGTTTTTCCTTGGCCTTCTGTAGCAATATTTGGGAAAAGGTAagccttttcttttttcttgtaCTGGTTTGATGTGATTATATACCTACGCAGGAGTGGCAGCATATCAAGAGGATTTAGAGGTGAGTTCAGACAATGGCAAATCGTTCCTGGTGTATGTGAACCATCACCTGTCATGGCCAACCAGTTCTCTGTAAGTCCTGTTTTTCCACGTATTATCGGCCTGCTATACTCTTCTCTAATTGTATGGCTTTATATGAACTTATATTTTGTTCAATTGATACATATAAATATGTTCATTTAGTTCCTTGATTATCTTATTATAATTTTCCCGATGTGTTTAGAATGTATCTTTAGAAGTGatttatataaaactaaaattaaaatataatgtaattttgcACATAGAATCGTATAAATGCATGTTATAATAAGTTAATGCCTCTGTAGATAGCAACTAATATTAGCCCATAAGCTATCTAAAGAAGGTAAGGAAAAAGTTCAAAGAAACATGAAAATCCTCTCaagtataattatttaaatcccCACCAAAACAAAGGTATTGTTGGGCTGAGATTTGAGATTAGAGTCAGCAAATGCTGGGTAAATATTACAAATTAGTATTTTAGTCTAGATATTTGTTTTGATGTCCAAGAACATTGCAATTCTAATCAGCATATGATGATAACATTCTGAAATTCATCATATAAAATGGTTACGAATCTCATCATAATTTGGAACAAATCTAAAAATAAGATAGACAACGTGGGGGAGTCAGTGTTATGGAAAAAGAAATATGGATAGTAGTGAATTAATTTCAATTCTATTGGGTTTTGGCTGGTATTTGAGCATCTTAATTCATTAGTATTGATGTTTCTACTTGATGAGATAGTGCCAAGAGCTTTTGtccaaagaagaaaaatagaagTGCAAACCTTTGTTTTTAGTTTCACTAGTTACTACTTTGCATATATTTTGCTTCATAAATAGTGTTCACACATACGATCAAGATAAAACCATCTGTGGGTATCTTTTCCTTCTATTTATGAGGATTTTTTTATGAGTTGGGGGGAATGGGGGTTCTTTTTTTGTAGAGGTAACGCCTATGGTTTATTCCCCTGTAACCTGGAATGATATTTATTCACTGTTTATGGTCATTTGTAACTGTAGCTTATATTCAGATTATCTGGTTTGTTTACTTCAATTGCAGATTTTTGTCAGTAGAGATGGAGGAAACAAAAGTTTCGCATCAGTTTTGGCTCCTGGACAGCATGAAGGTTTAGGGTAAGAAAGATTAATTTTGGAAAGCTGTCTTTCTTAAATATAAGGACCTATTTGGgtttaaaaacctttttttttgcttttcttTTTTCCATTTCCTGTTttcacttattaaaaaaatgttacattGTTTTCACTATTggtaaaataattgttttcaGAGTTTCTGTGTGCATATATTTGAGCATAGGGAAACTAGACAAAAACaatgttccatttttgtcattacaaataaaaataggtAATTAAATTGAAAGCAAAACATTTATTTAAACCATACAGTATCTTTATCGAATATAGCTCTTTGTATAATACAGTGAAcagtttatataaattttatggaatttgatattaattaaataattatttgtctaAATATTATACATTTAAAAGTGTGAAGACCCGTTTTAATCCAAAATATAAATGCGGAGTCTAGTTTATTTAATCACTAAAAAAGACTCCACAAATAATCATAAGAAATATGTAGCACAAACTCCGACCCAAATACCTGACATGACACAGGCAAGTCGACCCTGCTAATGTCCAAAACATAAGACATCAACACAGAtacatacaaatatatttatttatttatttatgatataattaaataaatatggtgGTTTGGTGGAGTTGGAATGACAAGGAGGTCATGGTTTCAACTCCTCCCtctaacaaaaattaacaactaAATACTAACATTgactatttcaaataaaataaaataatacaagaacattatttataaaaaaaattaaattgagaataaaaaatatatatgtgcaTTTAAAAAGAGTTACTTTTTGGAACATTTGTTTGAGGGGTCGTAGGGGTGTTGGACACGACGACATGCCTAATCCAAGAGGTGTCTGGGCTTTATATCAGAATTATAAAATCACGGCACATCGGATATACATGGACTCATTTCTCATGTTTTTTGTCTCAGATCCAGCAGGAAAGCTGATGAACAGGGTATATCATCATGGGGATGGAATCTAAATGGCCAGCACTCAACTTATCATGCTTTGTTTCCAAGAGCTTGGACCGTTTATGATGGTATCTTcatatttttagttcttatattgCTAAATGTGTGTGATCCTTACAAATACTTGTGTAATAGAAGTTTCCATATTTTTAGGTGAGCCAGACCCAGAACTAAAAATATCATGCCGGCAGATATCCCCTTTCATACCACATAATTACAGAGAAAGCAGTCTACCCGCAGCTGTTTTTGTCTATACGGTGATTACTTTTCTTCAACTATTGTTGGTTAAATTCAATTGTTAGAAAAGGGAATGGCTGATTCTGTTACTATTGTTTGCAGTTTTAAAAAAGTCTGTTATATTATTGTAAACAAAGTGCAGACCGGTAGCTTCTGTTAGCTTTCTAAATTGAAAATCATGATTAGATGTTTCTCTTAGTCTATTTCAAAGTAGCATAACTTCTACTATAGTATCCTCGGTTATGGAACTGCAATTCACTTGGATATGTTTGGCCTATTCATGAAAAATTGGGTTGGATGCATTGTATAAAGATGTGTGGTTGTTACTTGTTACAAGTCACTTGCTTCCGTTTGACTTAATTCCTTCGATCCTTTTGACATGTTTTTGCATAGTCCTTCTTTCTTACTCATTTTCTTATTGATTTGAGGCATGCTCCAATTTTATAAATCCCTTTGGAAGACCAAAGTTCCCTCTATGGCTAAGTCTTCTATTTGAGCTACCGTGTTTTATAGAATTCATTACAACAACAACTTTGTTGGTTCATATTCATGTTATGTATGGCAATTGTTGAGAATCAATTCTTTATTGTTTGGCAATGTTGGTGAATACTCTCTCCAGTCCTAAATATAATTTGgaccaaatacatcaacttttgttgaccAAACTTTCTGTATATTTAAGACCGGAGGGAGtactttttataattgaatgatTTACCGCACACATTGAAATAGTTAAGTAGCTATTACTCATTATAGACATGCTTATTAACTATTCTTGTAATTAATACTCATTATAGACAGACTCTAAATTGTTTAAATGCCTACCTATGTGGGTAATTCATCTGTATTAAGTTTCACTATGTTTTGTCATGATTTGAAGAGTTATACTTGTTTCTTTTGTAGTTGGTAAACACTGGCAAGGAAAGAGCTAAAGTCAGCCTTTTATTTACTTGGGCGGTAAGATATTATTTTTGTCTGAAGTATTGATTTCATTTGTCAGATATATATAATTGACACAGATGAATATTCATCAATATTAATCTTATGCAGAATTCCATTGGTGGAGACTCTCACTTGTCAGGAGATCATGTGAATGAACCATTCATGTacattttttcttctcaaatctGATTAGGTTTGCTTTATATATCTAGAATAGGCTTTAAGCAAacattttaattcattttttatttttcattcacAGAGCTGAAGATGGTGTCTCCGGAGTACTTCTATATCACAAGCAAGTTAACAAACTTTATAGCTATATATGACGGTTGGTTTGCAGATTTCTCTTTGTAGGTTATTTGCAAATGCTTAAAAACTCAATGAGTTCAGGGTTCTGAAATGTCTAACTAAAGGAGCTCTTGCTTATCCTTATTAACAAACTGAGCTTGATATAAACTTAAAAGATGCCTTTCCTTGAACTACTAAGGTTTGGTTGGGTTTGAGAGCTTCCCATCCCACTTGTTTAAGATAATGATCATTAGATCAGAAAAGCTGGAATCTTCAAAATGAGTTGTTGTTAGGGATGGTGTTTTTAGGCTTCCCATCTCTTTACTACTAAGTTATAAGTGGTTGTAAAAGGTTATGGTGTTTTTAGGGTTTGTTTTGTCCACAATATTAGGATGAGATAGTAAACTGCTTGTTAAAGGGTCTTTGCAAGAAGAAATAAAAGTTACATACAGTGTAATTAACCAACAAAGGGGTAGcctttataaatttataaatagaaaTTGCTTGTAGAGCCTGTATTGATGTTTGGAAGAGGATTTGGAACAGAGACAATGCTTGACAGTGAGGTTGAGCTTATGTTGCAAGAAATGTTGGGAAGCATTTAATGTGGTACAATTGGTGAAAGTCTTGCGCCGAAATGCTTGACCCAAATCAGTGAAGCATGGTACGACCACAGGGTATGAAGAAAGTGGTGTGACTGCTAGACAATGGTGCAGCAGGAGGTAGCATTGATAGAGTTGGAGAGTAGGCTTTAACGTGGTACAAATGGTGAAAGTCTTGCTccgaaattgaattttttattggaTTTCAAGAGCACCTTGATCAGGAGATTCTAGTCCACACTGATTCGAAACCCCCTCTatgtgttgtttttcttgaaatagGATGGGAGTGTGATGTTGTACAGAGACCAATCAAATCTTAGGGCCGGTCTAGATTACAGACTAGAGCTATCTGAAAGAAATACTCGGAATGGGCAGACTAATGTTGCAAATAAATATCTAGAAGATTACCAGCATTGCTTTATATGGGACAAACCAAATCAGTGTCCCCAATGGTTACAAGGGATACATTTTCTCCCAGTAGCTATGAAATAGTCAACAGCAATCAAAATGCGTAAAAGTTAAGCTTATTGAATAAATCTgttattttatatgaaaaattgtAAACTCCTATACAAACATTTGCTTTGTGCGCGCGCGCACGTCTGTAGACATCTGTTTTGGAAAATAATCTATCAAAactaaaaacacaaaaatatgtaaaatgaaCATTCGTTGAAAAGTATATAATGAGATATAGAACTGAATATTAGTGACCCTGCACCTGTTTGAAATTGGGTTTCTTCTCTTCGAACTGCTATTTAAATGATGATTTTGGTGAATATATTCTTAAGGTCATTGAATATTTCAGGACAGCAAAAGACAACCCTCCTGTGACTTTTTCTATTGCTGCATGTGAGACACAGAATGTTAGTGTTTCTGTTTTGCCATGTTTTGGGCTGTCTGAAGGAAGTAGCGtaacagcaaaagaaatgtggtcTAAAATGGTGAAGGTACTACTTACTGGTATTTTTGTGGTTTCTAGATGATATTTACAATGACCTATGtccattttcttcttccaaattttttttagtaagaaAAATATACAGGTTGGTTCTAATTGAAATGGTTGTATATTAAGGATGGACAATTTGACCGGGAAAATTTCTCTTCTGGACCCAGCATGCCCTCATCCCCTGGAGAGACACTATGTGCTGCTGTTTCAGCTTCTGCATGGGTAGAACCTCATGGAAAATGTACTGTTGCATTTAGTCTTGCATGGTCGTCTCCTAAAGTAAAGTTTGTGAAAGGCAGCACTTTCCACAGGTAATCATTGTTATGTGCTAATATTCTGGGTAGTTAATAGTTATCCTTGGACGACTTTTCTATATCTTgaataataaaagatatatcATCTCCATGCAATCCAAATGTGTTTTAACTACCATATCTAAAGCTGTTTCAGAAAAACTACCATGTCTAAAGTGGCATAGGTTGCATTTTGGCTTTGAGGAAATttcaatgatatttttattttgttagtaGAGCAGCTGTGCCTTTGAGTAGGTTGCATTGGCATTTTGgctttgattttttgttttcattttctgatttaatttttcgttcagttttaattttaaaaatgtcaagtttttttactttgtttccTGTTTTCAAAGTCTTGTGCATGAAACAGTGTAAACAATATAAAGTTGTTTTCAGTTTTCTAcataacttttgaaaaaaatacagTGAAATAAGATGCCATTTTTGTATACAAGATGTTTTGTGAAACCAAATTGGCCCTAGATTTGCAGAATGTTTTTGAAAACCATCTGTTACATCTGATTCCAACAGAACCCTTGCGATTTAAACAGGTAGTGCATACAAAATTTAGACATCCAAATTTTCATATATGTTATAGTAAGAGTCCATTGTCTCCATGTACGTCGCTTTTGAAACGACTGTGGTTATTCCCATAGGCTTTGTTTGGGAGTTAGGACATAGGAGGGAAAGGTAACAGCTAGAGTTGCCTCTTTGTATGGAATTGTTAAATAAAAGCTGCAAGACATGCAGCATATACCTACAACTACAACCCAATGTTTGTTCTCTATTTTTTGTTCTATCAAATCAGATTCGTTCAATTCTTTTACTGCAGGAGATATACAAAATTTTATGGGGCTTCTGATGGAGCTGCAGTGGACTTGGCTCATGATGCACTGACATGTAGGTTGTCTGTAAAAATGTTATTTGTGTATTTCTTGTGTCTCTAATGAGATCACACTTTCTTATTTATAATGATGCTACAATGATTACATTCAATGCCTAGGAAATTGTATTGACTAGGACTACTAACAATTAGCCTAGGATGTTGCACAATCAAGgaatatttaaaacatacactgaattttaacactccccctcaagctataAAGTTTACTATGCTTTAAGCTTGTtacatcaaaacattttttcacaaaaaaaaatgagtcactaaatatgattcatatgtgggAATAGAGTCACCACCGGGTTGATCGTCGGTGggaataaaattattgtttgagCAAATGGCACCTTGTCCTTGAAACTAAGTTCTCACAACATCAGATACAATGCGGAACGGAGAGTTGAAAAATGAGGTTGCTTACCACATCATGAAAAGACCTGCAGAAGGGGGCTGGAGACAGGTGCATGCGCTTTCACCCATGAATTTGGTGGAGGCGTGTGGGACCCATACATAGAGAAGACGGACACGCGTGACAACGTGTGCAATGTTGGTTGGCGACGAGAGAAGCACCGTCGTGCTCGTCGGAGGATTGCGCGGCGGTGTTTGTTGGTTTTGGATGCGCACTATAAAAGAGGCAGCTGGTGTTGGCACAACTGTaacagagtaaaaaaaaaaaaagtgacagCTGGTGTAAAGCACAATTGtgtttgaaagaagaaaaaaaagtcacTGGAGAAACACACAGTGAAGGCGGTGTTTTTGAGGCCAGCTGTAGCGTCGTGGCTGATTGCTAGAAAGGCAGCCGCAGTTGATGGTGACAGATGACTGTATGaagtcaaaaaaattgaaagactaAAAAAAGGTGGTGCTGCCACCGACAGCGGTAGTAAAACACAAAGACGGGTCTCAAAATCagaacctgctctgataccatgtaaaaatatgttatttgtgTATTTCTTGTGTCCCTAATGAGATCACACACCTTCTTATTTATAATGATGCTGCAATAGTTACATTCAATGACTAGGAAATTGTATTGACTAGGACTACTAACAATTAGTCTAGGATGTTGCACAATCAaggaataattaaaatatacactGAATTTTAACATTGTCCTTTTCAATTTATATTCTTCAGCCTCCTGTGGTTTTCTTTCATTACTATTACACTGtatcacatttaaaaaaaaaaaaacaagatatGAATGTTTTGGAAGTGATTTGAAAACTTTTTCTATAGCATTTAAAGATCATATTTTGTTCTGGATTCTAAACAGATTATAAACGGTGGGAAGAAGAGATTGAGAAATGGCAGAATCCTATTCTTAAGGACGAGTCGCTACCTGAATGGTAATTCTTAGTCTAACTATTGaagtatatttttaatcatcACCTGGTTTTTTTGTGTTACAGGTCAGTCCTAGTGactttattattttagaatcaAATCTAAGCTTTTAATCTTAGATCTAGCCGTATAGCATAAAGCAAAACTTTGTATTTTCTAGCTGATGTttagcttttcgtttatttattttttccccTCAAGGCATTGCAATTTGGACTTGTTTGAAAACTTCACTTGTATTCTATAGATGGCATGTAATGTTACATTTCAAACAAAGATGTTCCATGCATGTTTTGTTATATTAATCAATCTTATATGTTTGAAGGTTTAAGACCCATAAATCAAATGTTATGACAAAACATTTAAACAAGTCATCAGCTGCCTAGTATGATTTAGTAAAATATacatgatttttgtttttaccGTTTGCATGAGTATTCATACTCTTTTGTATCTTGTCCTGCCTGTAAAAGATAGGTAATTCAACAgcaatgagtttttttttttacaacttgGTTGAGTCAGTTGCATGGATTAACGAAACCATTGTGTTTCTTCATAAACTAACTTTTAAGGAATATAATCTATGGTTTTTCTTAGAGTTCTCTTATATTCTCTACACTTATTTATCCAGCTATCTTCTATCTATTTAGCCCTTCTTACAATCCCTTTTGTTGGCTAGGAGAAAATAGACAGCGTATTTAAGATTTCTTTTTACAGGTACAAGTTTACATTATTTAATGAACTCTACTTTCTTGTTGCTGGAGGAACAATTTGGATTGGTAAgtataatataaacttattgCATTGCAGTTTAGATTCAATGAATTTCTGGTTTATCATATGAGCCATTTATTGTCAGTTTAGTCTTTTTAGAGATCATTAATACTGCTTTGATCCTTCTGGCAGACACTCCTTTGCTGTCTTCAAATATGAAGAATAGCCAACAAGATCAGGTAAAAGAGTCAGAAAATGCAGTAGTCGGAATAACTGAATCCCATAATCATGtggatgaaaaaaattatagagatatATCCCATGAAAATGGATCTGCAAACACTCTCATAAAAGGAAACTTCACTGACACTCGGTATTCTTCAACAATGAAGAACCTACAatatgatgatgataatgatgatgctGGGAGGTTCTTGTACTTGGAAGGTGTAGAATATGTCATGTGGTGCACATATGATGTGCACTTCTATGCTTCATTTGCGCTTCTTATGCTCTTTCCTCGTATTGAATTAAATATACAGCGTGAGTTTGCTCAAGCTGTCCTGTGTGAAGATGGAAGAAAAGTAAAGTTTCTGGCAGAGGGAAACTGGGGAATTCGTAAGGTGTTTGGGGCTGTCCCACATGATTTGGGGATGCACGATCCATGGCATGAAATGAATGCTTATAACATTCATGATACTAGTAAGTGGAAGGACCTTAACCCAAAATTTGTACTTCAGGTGTATCGAG
The genomic region above belongs to Cicer arietinum cultivar CDC Frontier isolate Library 1 chromosome 4, Cicar.CDCFrontier_v2.0, whole genome shotgun sequence and contains:
- the LOC101514559 gene encoding uncharacterized protein isoform X2 produces the protein MVTGNIFHCRKNSWPTEEYISKSTLQLFDLDSAAPPEQAWRRRLNSHANLLKEFRVTFTEAIKMVRLGIRMWSYVREEASHGRKAPIDPFTRESCKPSASQGVPLGGMGSGSISRGFRGEFRQWQIVPGVCEPSPVMANQFSIFVSRDGGNKSFASVLAPGQHEGLGSSRKADEQGISSWGWNLNGQHSTYHALFPRAWTVYDGEPDPELKISCRQISPFIPHNYRESSLPAAVFVYTLVNTGKERAKVSLLFTWANSIGGDSHLSGDHVNEPFIAEDGVSGVLLYHKTAKDNPPVTFSIAACETQNVSVSVLPCFGLSEGSSVTAKEMWSKMVKDGQFDRENFSSGPSMPSSPGETLCAAVSASAWVEPHGKCTVAFSLAWSSPKVKFVKGSTFHRRYTKFYGASDGAAVDLAHDALTYYKRWEEEIEKWQNPILKDESLPEWYKFTLFNELYFLVAGGTIWIDTPLLSSNMKNSQQDQVKESENAVVGITESHNHVDEKNYRDISHENGSANTLIKGNFTDTRYSSTMKNLQYDDDNDDAGRFLYLEGVEYVMWCTYDVHFYASFALLMLFPRIELNIQREFAQAVLCEDGRKVKFLAEGNWGIRKVFGAVPHDLGMHDPWHEMNAYNIHDTSKWKDLNPKFVLQVYRDFAATGDLQFGVDVWPAVRAAMEYMEQFDRDADGLIENDGFPDQTYDTWTVHGVSAYCGGLWLAALQAAAAMAIELGDRDFAETCKRKFLKAKPVFEQKLWNGSYFNYDSGSSGNSKSIQADQLAGQWYTSSSGLPSLFDDFKIKSSLQKVFDFNVMKVKGGRMGAVNGMHPSGKVDETCMQSREIWTGVTYGVAATMILAGMEEEAFKTAEGIFLAGWSEDGYGYWFQTPEAFTIDGHYRSLIYMRPLSIWGMQYALTLPKAVLEAPKINFMDRIHLSPVSGGFPHNEPGKILHIVPNPTL
- the LOC101514559 gene encoding uncharacterized protein isoform X1; the protein is MVTGNIFHCRKNSWPTEEYISKSTLQLFDLDSAAPPEQAWRRRLNSHANLLKEFRVTFTEAIKMVRLGIRMWSYVREEASHGRKAPIDPFTRESCKPSASQGVPLGGMGSGSISRGFRGEFRQWQIVPGVCEPSPVMANQFSIFVSRDGGNKSFASVLAPGQHEGLGSSRKADEQGISSWGWNLNGQHSTYHALFPRAWTVYDGEPDPELKISCRQISPFIPHNYRESSLPAAVFVYTLVNTGKERAKVSLLFTWANSIGGDSHLSGDHVNEPFIAEDGVSGVLLYHKTAKDNPPVTFSIAACETQNVSVSVLPCFGLSEGSSVTAKEMWSKMVKDGQFDRENFSSGPSMPSSPGETLCAAVSASAWVEPHGKCTVAFSLAWSSPKVKFVKGSTFHRRYTKFYGASDGAAVDLAHDALTYYKRWEEEIEKWQNPILKDESLPEWYKFTLFNELYFLVAGGTIWIDTPLLSSNMKNSQQDQVKESENAVVGITESHNHVDEKNYRDISHENGSANTLIKGNFTDTRYSSTMKNLQYDDDNDDAGRFLYLEGVEYVMWCTYDVHFYASFALLMLFPRIELNIQREFAQAVLCEDGRKVKFLAEGNWGIRKVFGAVPHDLGMHDPWHEMNAYNIHDTSKWKDLNPKFVLQVYRDFAATGDLQFGVDVWPAVRAAMEYMEQFDRDADGLIENDGFPDQTYDTWTVHGVSAYCGGLWLAALQAAAAMAIELGDRDFAETCKRKFLKAKPVFEQKLWNGSYFNYDSGSSGNSKSIQADQLAGQWYTSSSGLPSLFDDFKIKSSLQKVFDFNVMKVKGGRMGAVNGMHPSGKVDETCMQSREIWTGVTYGVAATMILAGMEEEAFKTAEGIFLAGWSEDGYGYWFQTPEAFTIDGHYRSLIYMRPLSIWGMQYALTLPKAVLEAPKINFMDRIHLSPVSGGFPHNEPGVRKIAKTKCFSNSVFHCAC